TTGTTGGCCATCTGGATCGCCAATCTGGGTTCGAGCTTTTTCCATGGCATGACCAATCTGGATGGTTTGGCTAAAAGCACCACGAATAAGCTGGCTGGTGCAATGACCAAGTTTTCCGTTCTGATTATCGGATTGGTGGTCTGCTTATTCACATTCAATCCACACTTTTTAAGTTATTTGCCCAAGTTTGCCCTGGCGGCAATCATGATGTTCACCGGCTACAAAATGATTGCAGGTCTGGTGCATGTCACGCACTACGGTACCTATGCATTGATGCTGGCGCTGCTAACCGGAGGCCTGGTTTATAAAGTCGGTATTTTTGAAGGATTGCTGATCGCGATGACATTTCACGGCATCATTCACTTCATGGTGTATACCAAGCACGATCATTTGCCGGGTAAGGCCGTCGTCAAACGTTACTTTGAAAATCTGAAGAAAGACAGCAACAGCAATCTTCAATAGCGATTTCTCGATGATTTTTAGATAAAGCAGTTGTGTCAGGAAAGGTGGATCACGAAGGCATTAATCCGGGGGATGCCCGGTATTTTTAACAAGGACATTTTATGTACCAGAAAATAATGATTGCTGTTGATGGTGGTGAAGCCTCCCGTCAGGCATTGGCGAAATCCGCCGATATTGCGAAAATGAATAACGCGGCAATCTGTATTGTTCATTGCGTGAAAGGCGATAACAAAATCGATGAACAAACGGGTGCGAAAATACTTAAAGAAGCCCGGTCATGTCTCGGCGATTTGAGCGCCCAAACCCGGCTTTTGAATGCTGAAGCCGAATACGGCTCAAATGGAATTGCTGAAGTGATTGCCGTAGCGGCAGAGGAGTGGGGGGCCGATTTGCTGGTAGCTGGTGCCAGCAATCGAAGTAAATTGGAACGTTTCGTGAAAGGCTCGATCGCCGAACAGTTAGCCGCCAGAGTGAAATTTTCAGTGCTGCTGGTTCGCCCGTAAAAATTCTACCGGAGAAGCCGGGCAATCGTGTCAAATGTCTGGCGGCAAAGAGTCGGGCTATATTCGTGATTATCCGGAAAGTCTGGAATTTCACCCGGCAAGCGGTGGGGCCGGTCACCGCAGCGGCATGGGCTTTTTCCTGATCCGGGATCGATTGGCGTAAGCTACTGCGTGTATTGAATAATACCTGATATCAGTGAGGAAAATTGCAACATCACCTGGCAGAAAATAGAGAATTACTGTCTGTAACATCGAAAAGTAGTGTTAGAATCCCAATGCCGGGTTTATTTTTATCGCGCTAGAAGATTGATAAATCGATGAAAAAGACCTAGGTAATGTTTGCCATTCCCTTGAGTTACTTTGAATATGGCAAGTTTGAGATAGAACTTATGATGAAATGACTAATTACTACAAAGGATATCTAAAATGTTTGAAAGTTTAAAAAATCTGTTAAAACATTTTACAGGCAGTCAAGATACAGCATCATCAGCACCAGAAACGAACCCGCCTCCACAACAACCACCAGTAGCTTCAACAACCGTTTCAACCGCTTCCGTCCCGGAAGAAAGCCTCAATCAGTATCTTTCGCTAGCGCAATTCAACCTGGGTCTGGGCAGCATCGGTCCCGACAATCGCGATGATATCGACAAGAATGTATTAATCCAGATGTATCAAGCGATTGCCGCCGGTGTATTCAACGTGCCTGCAAATGGCGTGGTGCCGGAAATCTGTGTCGATGGCCGCACCAAAGCCGATGGTTCGCGTTTCAGCGCGCCGTGTGCGGCGGGTGGCACTTTGAGCATCGTGTATGGCAGCGATCTGGGCGGCTCATCCGCCGGAGACGTGAACGAGTTGCAATTGACGACACAAGCGATTCATGCGCTCAAATCGAAAGGGCATTCCACCGGCGTGCACGGCGATGACCACGGATCTTGCGGATGCGGCGCGTGTGCCAAAGCGCCGACGATTTATCAGCACGTCTCGGAACGTATCAACGATATCGCCGCGCTGGTCGGAAAGCTCGGCATTAACGTGACCGATGCGGAGAAAGGCTCGATTGTGCAGCAAGCCAACAATCGCCTGGGGCAGGCAGGCTTTTTCGCCGAAGACCGGGCTGCGGTGCTGCAAACGGCGCAGGATTGCGGAGCGCTCTTTGAAGAACTGGTCGGCAAGCACAACGAACTCGGCATCGCATTGAACACCAAGCCCGGCACCACCGTGGATCGCGCTGCGATTCGCGCCAAGTATGGCCCGCAATACGATATATTCGTGGTCGATGCTTGGGCATTCGGCAATGCGGCTAAAGATATCAATACCACCGGCAGCGATGACGACATTCAACGTATCGCGAAAGCCATTACCATTCAGAATGTTGCCACAGCTTCGATTCTTGGTCATGGCTCATTGCGGATTATTCCCATTGCTTAACTTCTTCAGATAACAGACGCCCTTCATCGCCGGGGCCGTTCGATCCCGATGAAGGGCGTCTGCAACACGGCAGCGGCAATTCTTGTCCTCCGGCTGTTCAACAACTTGTGATATATATCAAAGTCAGGCGCCGGCAAATCGTATGTAATATTCCAGCCTGAGCTGAACGCATAGCTGGTTTATCCTGGCGCGGATAA
This is a stretch of genomic DNA from Nitrosomonas sp. sh817. It encodes these proteins:
- a CDS encoding cadmium-containing carbonic anhydrase yields the protein MFESLKNLLKHFTGSQDTASSAPETNPPPQQPPVASTTVSTASVPEESLNQYLSLAQFNLGLGSIGPDNRDDIDKNVLIQMYQAIAAGVFNVPANGVVPEICVDGRTKADGSRFSAPCAAGGTLSIVYGSDLGGSSAGDVNELQLTTQAIHALKSKGHSTGVHGDDHGSCGCGACAKAPTIYQHVSERINDIAALVGKLGINVTDAEKGSIVQQANNRLGQAGFFAEDRAAVLQTAQDCGALFEELVGKHNELGIALNTKPGTTVDRAAIRAKYGPQYDIFVVDAWAFGNAAKDINTTGSDDDIQRIAKAITIQNVATASILGHGSLRIIPIA
- a CDS encoding universal stress protein, whose translation is MYQKIMIAVDGGEASRQALAKSADIAKMNNAAICIVHCVKGDNKIDEQTGAKILKEARSCLGDLSAQTRLLNAEAEYGSNGIAEVIAVAAEEWGADLLVAGASNRSKLERFVKGSIAEQLAARVKFSVLLVRP